CTGCAACGTTCCTGTCTATGAAGAATCTGATTTCTTTTGTTTCATGGAGCCGGTAATGGAATTGTGGCCCAAGTTATTGCAACAGAGTGGAATGTTCGCACACTTGCCCGCAAAGTTACTCAATGAATCGTGGGAATTCAATAGGCTACAGAATCTCCCCCGCAATGTCACTGGTAAGGCATGTGGTTCGTGGTCAATTTCTTTTATGGAGGCTTTGCTTACCGGCACAACTGTGACAAAACTCGAAAGTCTAATCAGCGACAACTCTGTAGGGAGGATGCAATGGAGATGGGCATTAGGTGTCATTGAAAAGGTGTTGGAGCCCTAAGATAGGTTGATAAACAGTTCATTGATTTTGCGTTTTTTGGAGCCAAAATGTGGCCTGTTGaacaatttaagtatatattaggagtttttcttatgacattatgtaatttaagtatatattaggtgttcagtACTTTTCTAAGGCATTttgttaagtatatattaggtgttcatTATTTAAGTTATGTTCAATACATTATGTTCAGTGGTTTCAGTAGTTTTAAACAAGTCACAAAATCTAATagctgttgaagaagttgcaacaactgacccatCTGTTGTAACAAGTTTTTAATATGTTGCAAcggatgagtaagttgttgcaacaagtttgtaatttgttgcaacagatggttcagttgttgcaacatatgggtcagttgttgcgacaaatctaactaatgttgaagaagttgcaacaagttgataatctgttgcaacaagtttgtgatctgttgcaacagatgagtcagttgttgcaacaagatgtaaatttgttgcaacagatggttcggttgttgcaacatatgggtcagttgttgcgacaaatctaactgatgttgaagaagttgcaacaagttgataatctgttgcaacaagtttgtgatttgttgcaacaaatgcgtcagttgttgcaacaagatgtaaatttgttgcaacagatggttcagttgttgcaacatatgggttAGTTGTTGCGATAAATCTAACTGTTGttttagaagttgcaacaagttgataatctgttgcaacaagtttgtgatctgttgcaacaaagtTGTTGtaacaaatctttcaattgttgaagaaattgcaacaactaacccatctgttgcaacaagtttgtaatccgttgcaacagatgggttagttgttgcaacaagttactaatatgttgcaacaagtgcattATCTGTTGTAACGGATGAGTAACCAGTTTAAAAGCttcacatttagtaaacaataagtatcattggttttcgttgtttacacctaaatatgggtgaatcaattagttctcatcaaattataCCAACGAtagctcgatttgggaagtatacgcttagttgatcatatgtcctgactcagaataccatcaaattggttaggaacatttagtaaacaataaatatcattggattttcgttgtttacacctaaatatgggtaaatcaagtagttctcatcaaattacaccaacgatcgctcgatttgggaagtatacgcttagttgatcatatgtcctgactcagaataccatcaaattggttaggaacatttaataaacaataaatatcattggattTTCGTTGTTCACACCTAAATATGGgtaaatcaagtagttctcatcaaattacaccaacgatcgctcgatttgggaagtatacgcttagttgatcatatgtcctaaCTCaggataccatcaaattggttaggaacatttagtaaacaataaatatcattggttttcgttgtttatacctaaatatgggtgaatcaagtagttctcatcaaattacaccaacgattgctcgatttgggaagtatacgcttagttgatcatatgtcctgactcataataccatcaaattggttaggaacatttagtaaacaataaatatcattggttttcgttgtttacacctaaataagGGTGAATCAAGtggttctcatcaaattacaccaacaatcgctcgatttgggaagtatacgcttagaatttcccatcaaatcaatgaaattaccgtctaatccattaaggatgttagtagataaatatattgatcactaaatatcattgaatccctttgtttgacactaaatatcattggttccctCTGTTAATAACTAAACATATGTGACTTATATCCTAGTTGTTGCAGCAATTTCATGATCTGTTGTAGCAATTACATAATCTGCTGCAGcaattgcataatctgttgcagcaattaCATAATCTGCTGCAACAATTGCATAATCTATTGCAGCAGTtgcataacttgttgcaacaagtacattATCTGTTGCAGCAGTTGtttaacctgttgcaacaagtaaataatctgttgcagcaggtAACATAGCCGTTGAACAAGTCATATCACTTGTTGGATGAAACAACTCATTCTATTTGTTGGATGAAACAAGATAAGGACTTTCTGCAACAACTCATTCCATTTGTTCTAAAAACTCAAAACACTATAGGAACTTACTGTAACAAGTCATGTCACTTGTTGGAAAACCaagttagttgctgcaacaagtacataatctgGTTGGCAAAATCCCAACAAGTTACACAGCTGTTGCAACAGAATTTTTACTTGGTGAAAACTGTTCAAAAATTGCAAAACCACAAAACATACATTGGTGATTTGAACAAGATCAACATATCATTTAAACTAATTTTACTAACAAAAATAGCATAAAAATGTCATAAAGTCCAatttcacaaacacaaacaatagtAATTATTATTACAAGACATTGCAAATTTAACAACTAGGGAACAATTCGGTTTGGTCATGTAGTTTTTTTATGGCCAGTTGTTTTGCAtatggagcatttgtttttcctcgttgcaagtgattccccgattccacgcctcctctttgtccgtcttcttcccggtttgctcggatcaacatgtggaggaggtatttctctctctaaaatctccataggaacttcccaagattcttcagaaggcacaGGATTCATTTCTTTACagtatgcaattatgtaattctccaccctgtaatatggagatgagtagtcataaatccgcCTTCTAAAGTCTTCACCATATTGGACTCGAAGCGCTGCCATAGCATGTGGGcaaggtattttgtccaggtcaaaaactctacaagtacaagatcttctttgcagatcgactgttgcaactgaaccgtggccgatgacgctgaacttgtagttggcaatttgatgggccaataacttattacccaagttgacaaattttgatatttttttttccattaagggaacaaagatggttggtgagtcgatgaactccatacgcctctcatgaaatttctcagtaaacctcctttttatggaatcaaatagagcagtaatgggaaattctctttcaacattgaacattgagtTCACCGACTCAACAACgtttgtcatcataaaatcatacCTGACAAAACAAACATATTAGTGTTGGAACATGTGGCTGAGGCTCAGCTGTGTCAAAAATCACAACAAGTACAATATCTGCCACAACAAGTTACCTATTAGTTGCAGCAGATACGTAACTTGTTGGAAACATAAATGTGAAAATACCTATTTCCGGGGCAGAATGCcctgctccatctgtggaatccaGCACGTTCAAGATGTTTGGCGGCCCCAGGAACCAAATCTCtaatttgattgaaatggtcattgaagacatcaatattgtacgcttttgctgctttataaaattgagatacgaccgccccattgtgaaaggtggttctcagattttcccctaggtgcctcatgcaaaaaccataatgacatgtacggaagacaattgaaactgcctttttgatacttggatgtctatcagaaattatgcacaactcaggggtatcctctatatagcttctcatttgttcaaaacaatatttgtacgaagcatcacactccttgtccaccACACAAAATGCCACTAGAAAAATATGATTCTCCGCATCTTGTGCAACTGCTGACAACAACACTCCTTCGTACTTGCTCCtcaagaatgtcccatcgacagctatgacttttttcatttgcgcaaaaccaagcatccaagccttataggctacaaaaaagtacttgaactttccattttcatcaaccttcaatgctgtcttacttcctggatttgcagaacgaagcatataacggtacgcatcaagcaccgcatacccgtgctcatgtgtccccAAATCTGTATGGATTGATtgactcatatcttttgtagatgggcctttaccgTAAGGGAACatatctttgaagtattcaccaatgactttcgcagtagcgtgtggattatggctcgtaatgtgctcagaaccacatgtgtgatgCTTTATGTAAGTTCTGATGCAAAATCtgtcagaacttaaaagcttTACAGCCCTAagccaccacttgcactccggaTGAACACATCTGAAGCAATACACCGTAcgcgaattaatcaccttcttgattctaaaatctttcttcaagcaagCAAGTTTCAACCAAGTGGCTAGTtcttccttgttcttgaatgaaATTCCTTTGTaaaaacctgtttcatcatcttgaacatggctagattgtattgattgtgtagtgcccaatgtattgctcgcaacttcgggTATAGGAATTGGGTCAGccccacttccattatctggGATATCCACATCCACCCCATCTAATtcatcatttaacacatcttgttggtcttgagataaattgtggttctctaccgggcttccaacaacgtatacccttaaaatgggcctagctacatcattcaaataagcacGCAAACGAGCCTGATCAGTTATCTTAAATGGCAGGACCCTCTGATTTTCAAAAAAGCCgtgcatgtaagtgatggcaagatcttttggttcacaagttaattcgcaataggtgatgattaggttcacaaaatcatcaaacatAACATCTCTTTGAacagtcatcgctatcgtctctaatGTGTCACTACCCTTCCATTGCCAAATATATCGATTGGTCTTCTCGATCCATTCACCACGGCAATCAACccctattgttattgagtcccccattagtggtgttcgaggtacctgaagatattttgtttaacaaaaaattggtcatgagagtacataccaatctataacaaaatgaaacagctgcagcagttgttccaacagattattgacttgttggaacaagtaaactacttgttgcaacaagtaataaaattgttgcaacaagtcactaatctgttggagtcagcttcagttttttgggttctgtttcagacaaaaactgaagctgactccaacagatagttgagttgttgcaacaagcagaacacctgttgcaacaactatacaacttgttgcagcaagtcaataatctgttggaagcagctTCAGCTTTTTGGGTTCTatttcagacaaaaactgaagctgactccaacagatagttgaATTGTTGCAACAAGcggaacacctgttgcaacaactatacaacttgttgcagcaagtcaataatctgttggaagtaGCTTCAGTTTTTTAGGTTACGTTTCAGACAAAAATTGAAGTTGACTCCAAAagatagttgagttgttgcaacaagtggaacacctgttgcaacaactatacaacttgttgcagcaagtcaataatctgttggaagtaGCTTTAGTTTTTTAGGTTACGTTTCAGACAAAAATTGAAGCTCactccaacagatagttgagttgttgcaacaagtggaacacctgttgcaacaactatacaacttgttgcagcaagtcaataatctgttggaaacggcttcagttttttgggttctgtttcagacaaaaactgaagctgactccaacagatagttgagttgttgcaacaagtggaacacctgttgcaacaactatacaacttgttgcagcaagtcaataatctgttggaagcggcttcagttttttgggttctgtttcagacaaaaactgaagctgactccaacagatcgttgagttgttgcaacaagtggaatacctgttgcaacaactcacgcAGTTGTTGCAGGTTATTTATTTaacaattacaacaacttcataatctgttgtagaagttgcaacaaccacattatatgttgcaacaactacaacaactacTGTAAGTTGTTGGAAAATCGGTAAATTTATACCCAGGtgaaaattgaaataaaacagCATTGTtgtacttaccaaatgagcggaaaacacttatgaagtaattgCCAGTGCTACACCAACAAAATCCAGTCAAAAATTTGCAAAATCGGGTGGTCAcagttttttctttcttgagcaacaatggcggacaaagaagaagaagaagaaggaagcaAAACAATGGAATGAGTTATGAAGTAATTCCCAGTGCTACACGAATGAAATCcagtaaaaaaaattgcaaaatcaggtggtcttgtttttttctttcttgagcaaaatccagtcaagaagaagaagaagaagaagaagaagaagaagaagaagaagaaatgagcagcagaataagaagaagaagcaagaagaagcagcaagaagaagaagaaacgaagCAAAACAAAAGAGCCAAAAATGGTGGAAACGGCGCAGACAAACAGAAAATTTGGCGCGTTTTTTTGGCTCTGTAGGATTTTTATGGGTTGgatcaaagtgttaaaaataaaacttgaggcCAAAGTGTAAAAACTAAAGCTTgaggtcaaagtgttaaaaatataactttgggGTGAGTCAAAACTCTCTAATCACTAATCCAAAGTTTATCACCTTTACTCAATTAAAAAAGACAATCTTACAGGAATAGCTACCATAAGATTTGATGTAACCAAATATAGCTACCATTCCAATATTACAGCTCGTAGCTAATATTATGGCAAAAAACATATTAATTTTGGTGTATTTGGAATTCTTCAAATACACGGATATGTGGCATGTAACGTGTATGATAAAAACAAATCCCTGGATATTAGGCACTAGTCATGCGTTTAATATGGAAAGGTGAAATTAAATATTTTACAATCTCTTCCAGCAAATTAGAATCCCATTAATCACACGTTTCTCCTTCTCTCTCTCCTTATTCTTCTTAGTAACGtaaaatcaatcttcaaaaaaattcaaaacacaGGGAACTCAAAAAACAGAGGTTTTGATGACACAAAAGCaaatttggagaaaatattttacAAATCAAACTCACTGTACAAACTGTTGAAGTACCGCTTTTGGTGAGTTATGGTTTTGTGGAATTTGATTTTCGTTTTTATGTTTTATTATCTCTATTGTTATGTTTTTATATTTTAGGCAGTGATTTGTTCATCTCTATATGTAGTGCCGTCAGTTCATCAATGTGAAAAAAAAATACACAGACAGACGACttcgtgtatttttttttttgtgaatcgGAGATGATCTACATATTTGTTTGAATGTTTTGTTACAACTTTTTTTAAATGTTTTGTCAGCTTGTATTTGAACAAATGAAAACTGATTATCATTTCTGTGTTTTTTAACAAATGAAGAGCTGATTATCATTAATGTGTATTTGAACAAATGAAGAACTGATTTTCAGGTATTTGAACAATTTTGGGTATGTGCTGTTACACCCAGGTGTGTATTTGAACAAAGGAAGAACTGATTTTGACGTTTCTGAACACTGGTTTTGTATTTTTTGTTACAACTAACTGTGTATTTGAACAAATGAATAACTGATTTATTTGAATTTGAATACTTTTGGGTATGTGCTGTTACACCTAGGTGTCTATTTGAACAAAGGAACAACTGTTACAGCTTTGTTTGAATGTTTTGTGAGATTGTATTTGAACAAATGAAGAACTGATTTTCATGTATTTGATCACTTTTGGGTATGTGCTGTTACACCTAGGTGTGTATTTGAACAAAGGAAGAACTGATTTTCATGTATCTGAACACTGGTTTTGTATGTTTTTTTACAACTAACTGTGTATTTTGAACAAATGATGAACTGGTTTTCATGTATCTGAACACTGGTTTTATATGTTTTGTTACACCTAACTAACTGTGTATTTTGAACACCTTTTTGGTATGTTTTGTTACACCTAACTACATACAAGTAAATACATATAAAGATTTGAGTGTATGTGTATTGTCCTGACATATGTGTTAATGTATTTGAAGCACCAATGAACTGCGTGTCCAATAATACGCATATATTCAAATCTTTGTGTCAtactttgtatatattttgtatgtgTTGATTTTATCCATTGTTAGTTGTTTTCTAGAATAATCCCATATTTTATTTCATAATGTATTTCAGGAATTTACCAAGCATATTGAATTCGGTTGCAGGAAAAATGTCGTATATCTCTTCGTTAATTAGACACTGTGGTACTTGGAATAATGAGAACTGTTATGTGAATTTTAAAATCGATGCTGTTGTTTTCAAGGAGTATTCAACATATATGGATTTGTTACAGACAATTGCAACACAGTTGAAGTTAGACACGTCCAGAACAGAAATATACATCAAATACATGGTGGAGGGTAGTAATATGCCGATGGAAATACACAATGATATGGGTGTCAGAGTTTACGTGGATTTGAAGAAAGAGAATAAACAGTTAGCAATGTATCCTTTGTGCATAACTTGTAATGATAAACGCCTTGACAACTGTGTATCTGATGAAAGTTGTATTCAAGGGGAGATTTTGCAACTTGGATACACAAGTCAGTTCGATTATATGAAAACAGTCGGGTGTGTAGACTTTGCGTCTTCAAGTTATATCAAGGATGTTGCTATATTTGAAAAAGACACCAATCTAATTATCGAAGACAAAAACCAAAAAGAGGTTGTTGTTGATCAAGTCTACAAGGACAAAAATACATTAAAGGCTGTGATGGCAAATTATGCAATTTCACATAGGTTTAATTTTCGTACGGAGAGGTCTAATGCAATAAGGTACGGTAAAAGGTCTTATAGTGTGTATAATGTTATGTATTTATATTGTATAAGTTGATTTATTCAAATATTTTGTTTTATCCGAAATTGTGCTATGTATTTAACTGTTCTATCATATTATATGCCTTTTATTGACTGATGTTTTTTTACTTAATTTATTTATGTTGATCTGTGTATTTGTAGCTACACACTTGTGCGTGTGTCCGAAGAATGTAATTGGAAATTCAGGGCATCAAGTGTTGGGAAATCAGAAATGTTCTTAGTCAGGGAGTTCCGTGACAAGCATACATGTCCGCTAAAGGATAAAGTGTATTCGCAACGGCATGCCACAAGTTGGTTAATAGGAGGGATTGTTAAACCCAAAGTAGCCAACCATAAGAGGAAATACACACCTAATGACATAGCGGATGATGTATTGAAGGACTTTGGCATGGATGTGTCTTACATGGTCGCTTGGCGGGCTAAAGAGAGGGCTATGAAGGACTTAATGGGTGAGCCAGCAGAATCATACAATAAGTTACCCAGATATCTATATATCATGGATAAAACATATCCTGGGTCGCATATACGAATGCGCAAGTCCCATGACAACGAGTTCCTTTATGTTTTTATAGCATTATATGCATTTATCAAGGGCTTTGAGTGTTGTAGACCCATTGTGGTAGTAGACGGGAGCCACCTTAAAACAGCATACAACGGCACATTCGTTTCAGCAAGCACACTAGACGGTGCAGGTAAGCCAAAAACACATAtatattatgaaaatgaaatattgTATTTATTAAATTTATAAATACATactaatttcttttgtttaaacGCAACTGAATGTGCAGGCAATATACTTCCCTTAGCATATGGTGTGATAGATTCTGAGAATGACAAGTCTTGGACGTGGTTCTTTGAGCGGTTCAGAGAAGCCTATGGAGTTAGAGAGAATATGTGTATCGTATCCGATAGGCATGAAAGCATAAACAAAGCTGTATGTCTAACTTATCCAAATGTTCCGCATTACGCGTGCATATGGAATTTGTGGGGTAACGTATGTAAGAATTACAAGAAGAGTAAAGATGTATTGAGTCCAGTGTTTTATGCAATGGCAAAGGCATACACACAGGATGAATTTGATGAGTTGATGGCGAAGGTTGTTAAGGCAGATATTCGGGTGGCAGAGTATTTGGATTTAGCTGGAAGAGAAAAGTGGGCTAGAGTGTATGCATCTGTTAACCGAGGGTGGACCATGACTTCGAACATAGCAGAGTGTATCAATCGTCACCTTGTAGCGGCAAGAGAACTGCCTATAtttgattttcttgaagaagTTAGGAAGATGTATGGTAGATGGAATTACACTAACCGGAGGAGCGGTACATACACGTTCACAACACTCTCTAAGAAGTTCCAGGAGAAGCTATCAATAAATGAGTATCTATGTTTACGTATGACGGTACGTTTAAATTAAATTCATTTAAAATATACTTTAATGACCTGCAGTTATCGTTAGCTGCGTGTGATTTATTTGGCTGTATTTGGATGCTCAAATTTTTTCATCGTATCTGTTCTATTATTCTGTAATTGTCGGTTGCAGGTTTGTCATGTATTTGATATGTTTTGGCTGTATTAGTCAGGTTCTATTTGTATATGTGTGCAAGctattctttattttttttctttaatttattACACATCCTATACTTTAAATACAATGTTAATGTAGCCTGCATCAAATGTTGAAATCTTAAGGTTGATTTGTCTTTGTTATTTTTAAAGTTCAAGCATGTTTGAGGATGTATTTGTATGTATTTGTGTAAAAGCATATTGATGTatttgtatttattttactgCATACTCAACAAATACAACTAATGACTTTTGTAGGTGGAACCATCAATCGAATATGTGTACACAGTCCATGATGGAGGAAGGTGTTTTGTTGTTTGCTTGAAAAACAAAACTTGCAGTTGTCGTATGTTTCAAATAGATGAAATTCCTTGCCCACATGCTTGGGCtgtattaaaaaagaaaaatctaaAAGCTGATGATTATTGCTCAGAATTGTTCAAACCGGAGACTGTGGTGAAAACATATGATATACCTGTGGATCCTCTCCCTGACGAGCGTGAATGGAAGATTCCCACATACATCTTGGAGGATGTAGTTTTGCCACCAAGATACAAGAGACCGCCCGGTAGGCCGAAGTTGAAGCGTGATAAGCCGTTAAGGGAATTGCTTATTGGTAAAAAAAGACATGCTTGCAGCACTTGTGGACAGCTGGGACACAATAGACGTTCATGTAGTTTTGAGCCTCGGaagaagtgattttttttttattatttatttatagcCATTTGCATTTGTTATTAAAAATACGTTGTTGTTTTTTTGCGATATTCGAATAAAGGTAGTTAGTTTAAATAGATTACTTAGTTCCGAATAATATAACTTACATGAAATACACACTGTGAATGATGACATATGTTCATAATCCAACATAAGATATAAAAATACACATATATCTCGTGTATTGTTATATATTTAAATGCAATAACATCTTGATATGTTCATAAGAAAAAACTGCACATGTATTTATCTATGTTGGAAAACTGTGTATTTGGATAAActtaaaatatattaaaaaatgcTCAACTTGATGGAATACATAGTGTGAATGATATAACAAAATGTGGTAATTTGAAACTTGAGTGTATTTggatatacttaaaatatatttaaaaaatctCAACTTGATGTAATACACAGTGTGAATGATATAACAAAATGTGTTAATTACAAACTTGAATCCCACTAGATTGTTAGTTGGTAATCCAACGTATGATAAACTGCACATGTATGTTGTGTATTTGTATATATTTGAATGCAGTAACAACTTGGTAAGTTCATAATCCAACATAGATAAAACTGCAAAACATATATTGTGTGTTTGGTCAGCTGTGTATTTGAAAATAGACAAATATACTCAAATTACTCAACTTGATGTATTTTAAATGCAGTCATAATAGCTGAATATTGGTAAATTAAAAATTG
Above is a genomic segment from Lycium barbarum isolate Lr01 chromosome 12, ASM1917538v2, whole genome shotgun sequence containing:
- the LOC132623570 gene encoding uncharacterized protein LOC132623570, producing the protein MSYISSLIRHCGTWNNENCYVNFKIDAVVFKEYSTYMDLLQTIATQLKLDTSRTEIYIKYMVEGSNMPMEIHNDMGVRVYVDLKKENKQLAMYPLCITCNDKRLDNCVSDESCIQGEILQLGYTSQFDYMKTVGCVDFASSSYIKDVAIFEKDTNLIIEDKNQKEVVVDQVYKDKNTLKAVMANYAISHRFNFRTERSNAIRYGKRSYSVYNVMYLYCIS
- the LOC132623571 gene encoding uncharacterized protein LOC132623571 produces the protein MFLVREFRDKHTCPLKDKVYSQRHATSWLIGGIVKPKVANHKRKYTPNDIADDVLKDFGMDVSYMVAWRAKERAMKDLMGEPAESYNKLPRYLYIMDKTYPGSHIRMRKSHDNEFLYVFIALYAFIKGFECCRPIVVVDGSHLKTAYNGTFVSASTLDGAGNILPLAYGVIDSENDKSWTWFFERFREAYGVRENMCIVSDRHESINKAVCLTYPNVPHYACIWNLWGNVCKNYKKSKDVLSPVFYAMAKAYTQDEFDELMAKVVKADIRVAEYLDLAGREKWARVYASVNRGWTMTSNIAECINRHLVAARELPIFDFLEEVRKMYGRWNYTNRRSGTYTFTTLSKKFQEKLSINEYLCLRMTVEPSIEYVYTVHDGGRCFVVCLKNKTCSCRMFQIDEIPCPHAWAVLKKKNLKADDYCSELFKPETVVKTYDIPVDPLPDEREWKIPTYILEDVVLPPRYKRPPGRPKLKRDKPLRELLIGKKRHACSTCGQLGHNRRSCSFEPRKK